In one window of Leptospira sp. GIMC2001 DNA:
- the cas1 gene encoding CRISPR-associated endonuclease Cas1, with protein sequence MRHLTVINAGSHLKLDGGLLLIMEGSDLIKEVPLNRVKSVTVLNRGVSLTSNLVQSFSDRGIRLFIQDFRKRHTACISGTHQHAVVAIRKKQFEMIESKSETIASSIIYGKLRNQRAVLSYFSKYFQTEKTEKYEELKNTSEELLVLSNRLIESSNSNEPDWRNRILGYEGRGAAIYWKTISNTDLGGNSFKSRTGRGAIEITNQALNLGYAILESYVWNALSNTGMEIYAGFLHTDRPGKPSLVVDFMEEYRPWVVDRSVMKLRAELNKKKQLDDSLKKSLIQEIHKTFLKKYHYKKQKLKLESILQKQAYRLAGSFFDKEYKPYIFKW encoded by the coding sequence ATGAGACACCTGACAGTAATTAACGCTGGATCACATTTAAAATTGGACGGTGGTCTTCTGTTGATCATGGAAGGCTCTGATCTTATCAAAGAAGTCCCTCTCAATCGAGTTAAATCTGTCACTGTACTTAATCGAGGAGTTTCTCTGACAAGTAATTTAGTGCAAAGTTTTTCAGATAGGGGGATTCGTCTTTTTATTCAGGATTTCAGAAAGAGGCATACTGCTTGTATCTCTGGAACTCATCAGCATGCAGTGGTGGCAATTCGCAAGAAGCAATTTGAGATGATAGAATCCAAATCTGAAACGATTGCGAGTTCAATTATTTACGGAAAGTTGAGGAACCAAAGAGCGGTACTTTCATATTTCTCAAAATATTTCCAAACTGAAAAAACTGAGAAGTATGAAGAATTAAAAAATACTTCGGAAGAATTATTAGTACTATCGAATCGATTAATTGAATCCTCAAATTCTAACGAGCCAGATTGGAGAAATCGGATCCTAGGTTACGAAGGAAGAGGAGCCGCTATTTATTGGAAGACTATTTCTAACACAGATCTCGGTGGAAATAGCTTCAAATCTCGAACAGGACGAGGAGCTATAGAAATTACAAATCAAGCACTGAACTTGGGATATGCGATCCTTGAGTCTTATGTTTGGAATGCTCTTTCTAATACTGGCATGGAAATATATGCTGGATTTTTGCACACGGACAGACCAGGTAAGCCGTCCTTGGTTGTGGATTTTATGGAAGAATATAGACCTTGGGTAGTAGATCGATCTGTTATGAAATTAAGGGCTGAATTAAATAAAAAAAAGCAGCTCGATGATTCATTAAAAAAATCTCTAATTCAAGAAATCCACAAAACATTTCTAAAAAAATATCATTACAAAAAGCAAAAATTAAAACTTGAATCGATTCTCCAGAAACAAGCGTATCGTTTAGCTGGTTCTTTTTTTGACAAAGAATACAAACCTTACATTTTTAAATGGTAA
- the cas2 gene encoding CRISPR-associated endonuclease Cas2 has protein sequence MNLLKEIVVIYDISKNKPRTKLFKELKNIGLQNIQNSVFWGRVNEAEKRSIQRLFKEHLDKETDKAFILETRLSAQIKLSGFGYGDGSQFDEELYYIA, from the coding sequence TTGAATTTATTAAAAGAAATTGTTGTTATTTATGACATATCAAAGAACAAACCAAGAACCAAGTTATTCAAAGAATTAAAAAATATTGGTCTTCAGAATATTCAAAATTCAGTTTTCTGGGGACGAGTAAATGAAGCAGAAAAAAGATCAATTCAAAGATTATTCAAAGAACATTTAGATAAAGAAACCGATAAGGCATTTATACTCGAGACTAGACTCTCGGCACAAATTAAGTTATCCGGATTCGGTTATGGAGATGGTAGTCAATTCGATGAAGAACTATACTACATTGCATAG
- a CDS encoding IS256 family transposase: protein MKNKNTTTSNSQSNIDSFRSFLKSNIETEIRKKSLEFIQEIMEEEIEALCGKRFSRKVEESLAYRAGSENVFVPILGQKHKIKKPRVRKSGQEVLLESYANLKSEADLGEIVFKLMVSGLTTRRFRECLKDVSEQLGVSKSKISREFVNASRAHFNKLNTRKFPGKEFFSIFIDGIHVADEVIVVVLGVDKEGHKHFLSVVQGSSEHSEIVLSALRKLQDREISLTERVLVVSDGSKGIEKGIKQYFGENYDHQRCILHKMRNIKACLPKEYHDEFQIEYKAIFNLNEYSKAKESLKAMEHWLGNISETAKMSLLEGQDNLLTCHRIQLPIEIRKTFQSTNPIDSAFSHPRFQMNRVKRWRKNRDMTTRWTAALLYAQELHFRKVKGYKEIEKFLSNYLANKKVIEENFTEMNISLSA, encoded by the coding sequence ATGAAAAATAAAAACACAACCACATCGAATAGTCAATCGAATATTGATAGTTTTCGATCTTTTTTAAAATCAAACATAGAAACTGAAATCCGAAAAAAATCCTTAGAATTTATCCAAGAGATCATGGAAGAGGAAATCGAAGCCCTATGCGGAAAAAGATTTAGCCGTAAAGTAGAAGAAAGTCTAGCATATCGTGCAGGTTCAGAGAATGTTTTTGTTCCAATATTGGGTCAGAAACATAAAATCAAAAAACCAAGAGTCAGAAAATCTGGACAAGAAGTTTTACTAGAAAGCTATGCAAATTTAAAATCCGAAGCAGATCTTGGAGAAATTGTTTTCAAACTGATGGTATCTGGTCTAACGACACGGCGATTTAGAGAATGCTTGAAAGATGTATCTGAGCAACTTGGAGTTTCAAAATCAAAGATATCCAGAGAATTTGTAAATGCTTCTAGAGCACATTTTAACAAACTGAATACGAGAAAATTTCCAGGCAAAGAATTCTTTTCCATTTTCATTGATGGTATTCATGTAGCGGATGAAGTGATAGTAGTTGTATTAGGTGTAGATAAAGAAGGACACAAGCATTTTTTGTCGGTGGTACAAGGCTCAAGTGAACATTCTGAAATAGTATTATCTGCTTTAAGGAAACTACAAGATCGTGAAATTTCACTTACTGAACGGGTTTTGGTTGTCTCAGATGGTTCAAAAGGAATTGAGAAAGGCATTAAGCAATACTTTGGTGAAAACTATGATCACCAAAGGTGTATTTTACATAAAATGAGAAATATAAAAGCGTGCTTGCCCAAAGAATATCATGATGAATTTCAAATTGAATATAAAGCAATTTTCAATTTGAATGAATACTCGAAGGCTAAAGAATCTTTGAAAGCAATGGAACATTGGTTAGGGAATATCAGTGAAACAGCTAAGATGAGTCTGTTAGAAGGTCAAGACAATCTATTGACTTGTCATAGAATCCAATTACCAATCGAAATTCGAAAAACATTTCAATCAACGAATCCCATTGATTCAGCCTTTTCACATCCAAGATTTCAAATGAACCGAGTAAAAAGGTGGCGTAAAAATCGAGACATGACAACACGATGGACAGCAGCTCTCCTATATGCACAAGAGCTTCATTTCAGAAAAGTAAAAGGATACAAAGAAATAGAAAAATTTCTATCCAATTATTTAGCCAATAAAAAAGTAATTGAAGAAAACTTTACAGAGATGAATATATCTTTATCCGCCTAA
- the cas4 gene encoding CRISPR-associated protein Cas4 has translation MNVVSLELNLHGIVDYTFYNEEYIIPIEFKISGNKPTRGQELQLLAYGYALSEMKNLKFERGYFLFGNNKKPYSVFPSEEKRKDIKRIVSQIRNDQITMLLPDSAASIEKCSQCEFLNLCNDRNF, from the coding sequence ATGAATGTTGTTTCCCTTGAACTGAATCTTCATGGGATAGTAGACTATACTTTTTATAATGAAGAATACATAATCCCGATCGAATTTAAAATATCCGGAAATAAACCTACTCGTGGGCAAGAACTTCAATTGCTCGCGTATGGGTATGCTCTTTCGGAAATGAAAAATTTGAAATTTGAAAGGGGGTATTTTCTTTTCGGCAATAACAAAAAGCCTTATTCTGTATTTCCGAGTGAAGAAAAAAGGAAAGATATTAAAAGAATCGTAAGTCAAATCAGAAATGATCAAATAACGATGTTGCTGCCAGATTCTGCAGCATCGATTGAAAAATGCTCTCAATGCGAATTTCTAAATCTTTGCAATGATAGGAATTTTTAA
- a CDS encoding mechanosensitive ion channel family protein, protein MILLILGVTWFVIRSVSVGRDVLLKKYDIAAEDNLNARKIVTQIRLFRQVVNVVILIVSFSTILMTFDSIRQIGVSLLASAGVAGIIMGFAAQKSIANIFAGLQIAITQPIRLDDVVIIEGEWGKIEEITLTYVVVKIWDERRLIVPIAQFIEKPFQNWTRVSSDILGTVFLYLDYSVSVDEIRTELQKIVKDHPLWDGRVCGIQVTNCTNTSMEIRALVSAKNASHAWDLRCDIREKLIGFLQKNYPSSLPKFRIEMEKI, encoded by the coding sequence ATGATATTATTAATTTTGGGTGTAACTTGGTTTGTTATCAGATCCGTTTCTGTGGGTCGGGATGTTTTACTTAAGAAATATGATATAGCAGCTGAAGATAATTTGAATGCAAGAAAGATCGTAACGCAGATTCGATTGTTCCGGCAAGTTGTCAATGTCGTGATATTGATTGTTTCGTTTTCTACAATTCTAATGACATTTGATTCCATTCGTCAAATCGGTGTTTCACTACTTGCATCTGCTGGAGTGGCAGGAATCATCATGGGTTTTGCTGCACAGAAAAGTATCGCCAATATATTTGCTGGATTGCAGATTGCTATCACTCAACCGATTCGTTTAGATGATGTTGTGATTATAGAAGGTGAATGGGGTAAGATCGAGGAGATCACTCTTACTTATGTTGTTGTAAAAATATGGGATGAGCGAAGGTTGATCGTTCCCATTGCACAGTTTATCGAGAAGCCATTTCAGAATTGGACCAGAGTATCTTCCGATATTTTAGGAACTGTATTTTTATACTTGGATTATTCTGTGTCAGTTGATGAGATACGAACAGAATTGCAGAAAATCGTAAAAGATCATCCACTCTGGGATGGGCGAGTATGCGGAATCCAGGTTACAAATTGTACCAATACATCCATGGAAATACGAGCACTTGTTAGCGCAAAGAATGCTTCTCATGCTTGGGATCTACGTTGTGATATTCGAGAGAAATTGATTGGATTTTTGCAAAAAAATTATCCTAGTTCTCTACCAAAATTTCGTATTGAAATGGAAAAGATTTAG